CTCGCCGTCGCGCCGCGTGTCGCGGGCCATGGCCAGCATCGGCTCCACGGCCAGCCGGCCGCCGCGGACCAGTCCCAGGGCGTACGCCGCGGAGCTGGCCTTGACGACGGCGTCGTCCTCGTCGAGCACGACGGCGGAGGAGCGCAGGACCGACAGGACGGTGTCCACACCGGGCGGCAGCACCGCGTCCGTGTGCAGCGAGGTGCGCGTGGGCCTGGCCTGCTCACGCTCGCTCCAGCGGAACGCGAGCACGGCGATCACGCCGGTGCACAGCCCGGCGATCGCTGCCGCCGCGGCGACCGCCGCGTTCACGTCCATGACTCCAGGTTAGGCACGTCGTGCACCCCTTCCACAGCCATCCGGGTGCCGGCTCGAACACTGGTCGCCAAGAGTTCACTCTCAGGTCGGTCTCGATTCACTAAGTGGCGCATCGTCCCCTGCATGGTGGATGCTGCATAAATCGGCAAAGAGGATGGACGGGACACTGGGATGCGCGACTCTTACCACGAGGAGCTCGATTCGATCGGCGAGGGACTGGTCGACATGGCCCGGCTGGTCGGCTCCGCCATGGGCCGTGCCACGGCAGCCCTGCTCGACGCCGACCTGCAGCTCGCCGAGAGCGTGATCGCGGGCGACGAGAAGGTGGACGACCTGCAGCGCGAGCTGGAGACGCGGGCCATCCAGCTCCTCGCCCGGCAGCAGCCGGTGGCCACGGACCTGCGCATCGTGGTGACGTCGCTGCGGATGAGCGCCGACCTGGAGCGGGCGGGCGACCTGGCCAAGCACGTCGCCAAGCTCGCCCGGCTGCGCTACCCCGGCCGCTGCATCCCCGACGACCTGCACGCCACCGTCCTGGAGATGGGGCAGCTCGCGCAGCGGCTGATGGCGAAGACCGCGGAGGTCGTCACCACCAAGAACGTCGACCTGGCGCTGGAGCTGGAGCAGGACGACGACCGGATGGACTACCTGCACCGCAAGATCTTCCAGCACCTGATGGACGACCGCTGGAAGCACGGCATCGAGACCGCGGTGGACGTGACGCTGATCGGCCGCTACTACGAGCGCTTCGCCGATCACGCCGTGGCCTGCTCCGGACGGGTGGTCTACCTGGTGACCGGCGAGCACGCCGACGAACTGAGCGCGGCACCGGTCGAAGGAGCGTAGGGGCGTAGCCACCGGAGCGCGGGGGGCACGGCCCCGCTCGCGCCGGGCGCGCTCGGAGGCGGATCGCGCGCCGGGCGCGGCCTCCGGGGCGTACGGCCGTACGACGGTCGCAGATGCATCCGCGCGCCCGCATGTGCGCCCCGGCCGCCGGGGCAGCCTCCTGGTGGAAGGGAACACCCTGCTAGGAGGTCCGCATGCCGGAAGAGTTCACCTCCCGCACCCGTGCCGACCCGCGCGCCACGGCACGGCCGCCGCGGATGCGCCCGAAGATGACCCCGCTGCCGAAGCTCAGCTCCTGCTCCTGCGGCCCCGGCTGCTCCTGCGGGTGCCAGTCGGGCGGGTCGTGCAACTGCGGCGGGAGCTGCGGCTGAGCCGCCGGACGACGCCTGCGACGAGACGCCCGCAGCCTCTGCCCTGACGACGCCGGGCAGGGGCTGCGGTGTACGTGCGCCCCGGGGCGCGCCGCTACTTCTTGCCCTGGTTCGCGACCGCCTTGATGGCCGAGGCCGCAGCCTCCGGGTCGAGGTACCTGCCGCCGCTGCCGACCGGGCGGAGGTCGGCGTCCAGCTCGTACGCCAGCGGGATGCCGGTGGGGATGTTCAGGCCCGGGATCTCCTCGTCGGAAATGCCGTCGAGGTGCTTGACCAGCGCCCGCAGGCTGTTGCCGTGCGCCGCGACGAGCACCGTCCGGCCGGCCTGGAGGTCCGGCACGATGCTGTCGTACCAGTACGGCAGGGCCCGCTCCAGCACGTCCTTCAGGCACTCGGTCCTGGGCCGCAGCTCGCTGGGGATGTGCGCGTAGCGCGCGTCGTGCGCCTGCGAGAACTCGCTGTCGTCGGAGATCGGCGGCGGGGGCGTGTCGTACGAGCGGCGCCAGGTCATGAACTGCTCCTCGCCGAACTCGGCGAGCGTCTGCGCCTTGTCCTTGCCCTGGAGCGCGCCGTAGTGCCGCTCGTTGAGCCGCCAGGAGCGGGCGACCGGGATCCAGTGCCGGTCGCAGGCGGCCAGCGACATGTTCGCGGTCCTGATGGCGCGCTTGAGCAGCGACGTGTGGACGACGTCCGGCAGCCAGCC
The Streptomyces sp. CNQ-509 DNA segment above includes these coding regions:
- the phoU gene encoding phosphate signaling complex protein PhoU: MRDSYHEELDSIGEGLVDMARLVGSAMGRATAALLDADLQLAESVIAGDEKVDDLQRELETRAIQLLARQQPVATDLRIVVTSLRMSADLERAGDLAKHVAKLARLRYPGRCIPDDLHATVLEMGQLAQRLMAKTAEVVTTKNVDLALELEQDDDRMDYLHRKIFQHLMDDRWKHGIETAVDVTLIGRYYERFADHAVACSGRVVYLVTGEHADELSAAPVEGA
- a CDS encoding phosphoglyceromutase, encoding MADAPYKLILLRHGESDWNAKNLFTGWVDVNLTDKGEKEAVRGGELLREAGWLPDVVHTSLLKRAIRTANMSLAACDRHWIPVARSWRLNERHYGALQGKDKAQTLAEFGEEQFMTWRRSYDTPPPPISDDSEFSQAHDARYAHIPSELRPRTECLKDVLERALPYWYDSIVPDLQAGRTVLVAAHGNSLRALVKHLDGISDEEIPGLNIPTGIPLAYELDADLRPVGSGGRYLDPEAAASAIKAVANQGKK